Proteins found in one Jatrophihabitans sp. genomic segment:
- a CDS encoding SRPBCC family protein codes for MADFLTSADVAAPADELFDYLSQVENLPNYFERMTSATDNGDGTISVSADLGDRVVEGEAWFEVDHAARTLSWGSEGPNDYSGQLQVTGDETSVVEVTLRTERVGGDEIQEGLEHTVAAIKLIMESR; via the coding sequence ATGGCCGACTTTCTGACCAGCGCTGACGTCGCGGCTCCCGCCGACGAGCTCTTTGACTACCTGTCCCAGGTCGAGAACCTGCCCAACTACTTCGAGCGGATGACCTCGGCCACCGACAACGGGGACGGCACCATCTCGGTCTCGGCCGACCTCGGCGACCGGGTGGTCGAGGGCGAGGCCTGGTTCGAGGTCGATCACGCGGCCCGGACGCTGTCCTGGGGTTCGGAAGGCCCGAACGACTACTCGGGGCAGCTGCAGGTCACCGGTGACGAAACGTCGGTGGTCGAGGTCACCCTGCGGACCGAGCGGGTCGGCGGCGATGAGATCCAGGAGGGTTTGGAGCACACGGTTGCCGCCATCAAGCTCATAATGGAAAGTCGCTGA
- a CDS encoding MBL fold metallo-hydrolase: MSQSRSAWTEAGPQDLGGGVHRIALPLPNDGLRAVNVYALEAGAGLVLIDGGWALAESEQRLVSSLDRIGFGLSDIATFLVTHMHRDHYTQAVAVRRKVGSRVSLGIGEQANLLATRELSLQREYRPGRFPHLLRTGATALLVKLEAAGDIGRPGPAQDWEPPDSWLRDGVEVPAGDRRLQVIATPGHTQGHVVFHDAEAGLLFAGDHVLPQITPSVGLEAAPAPFPLRDYLGSLRLMFTLPDAMLLPAHGPVTTSVHQRVTELLAHHENRLAASAAAVAAGADTAFDAALALPWTRHNKAFSELDPENQLLAVTETAAHLDVLVLQRRLSSSTSPDGIEFYRQD; the protein is encoded by the coding sequence GTGAGCCAATCCAGATCCGCGTGGACCGAGGCCGGCCCGCAGGATCTGGGCGGTGGGGTGCACCGGATCGCGCTGCCGCTGCCCAATGACGGGCTGCGCGCGGTGAACGTCTACGCGCTGGAGGCCGGCGCCGGCCTGGTCCTGATCGACGGCGGCTGGGCGCTGGCCGAGAGCGAGCAGCGGTTGGTCAGCTCGCTGGACCGGATCGGGTTCGGGTTGAGCGACATCGCGACCTTTCTGGTGACCCACATGCACCGCGACCACTACACCCAGGCGGTGGCGGTGCGCCGCAAGGTCGGGTCCCGGGTGAGCTTGGGCATCGGCGAGCAGGCCAACCTGCTGGCCACCCGGGAGCTGTCGCTGCAGCGGGAGTACCGGCCGGGCCGGTTCCCGCACCTGCTGCGAACCGGCGCCACCGCCCTGCTGGTCAAGCTGGAGGCGGCCGGCGACATCGGCCGGCCCGGCCCGGCGCAGGACTGGGAGCCACCCGACAGCTGGCTGCGCGACGGCGTCGAGGTGCCGGCCGGCGACCGGCGCCTGCAGGTCATCGCCACGCCCGGACACACCCAGGGCCATGTGGTGTTCCACGACGCCGAGGCCGGCCTGCTGTTCGCCGGTGACCACGTGCTGCCCCAGATCACGCCGTCGGTCGGCTTGGAGGCCGCGCCGGCGCCCTTCCCGCTGCGCGACTACCTCGGCTCGCTGCGGCTGATGTTCACGCTGCCCGACGCGATGCTGCTGCCCGCGCACGGGCCGGTGACCACCAGCGTGCACCAGCGTGTGACCGAGTTGCTGGCCCATCACGAGAACCGGCTGGCCGCCTCGGCGGCCGCGGTGGCGGCCGGCGCCGACACCGCCTTCGACGCCGCGCTGGCCTTGCCGTGGACCCGGCACAACAAGGCGTTCAGCGAGCTGGATCCGGAGAACCAGCTGCTGGCGGTCACCGAGACCGCGGCCCACCTCGACGTGCTGGTGTTGCAGCGGAGGCTGAGCAGCAGCACCTCACCGGACGGGATCGAGTTCTACCGGCAGGACTGA
- a CDS encoding phage tail protein: MPNDLINTDPIVAQNFYLEIDGEKLVLSGVSGLDMELDVVTIQQNGKDGKKQSVKTLGTSLKVPDISMTRMAPMSAMDDPIWKWFKAVRESGFKGTDRAGSRKNGSIVFFDTALTEVGRFNFFNGWPSKIGTDAVSTESNDPVKETITLVIERLERIK; the protein is encoded by the coding sequence ATGCCCAACGACTTGATCAACACCGATCCGATCGTCGCCCAGAACTTCTATCTCGAGATCGACGGCGAGAAGCTGGTGCTGTCCGGCGTCTCGGGGCTCGACATGGAACTCGACGTCGTGACGATCCAGCAGAACGGCAAGGACGGCAAGAAGCAGTCGGTCAAGACGCTGGGAACCTCGCTGAAGGTTCCCGACATCTCCATGACCCGGATGGCGCCGATGAGCGCGATGGACGACCCGATCTGGAAGTGGTTCAAGGCAGTTCGTGAGTCGGGCTTCAAGGGCACCGACCGGGCCGGCAGCCGCAAGAATGGCTCGATCGTCTTCTTCGACACCGCCCTGACCGAGGTCGGCCGGTTCAACTTCTTCAACGGCTGGCCGAGCAAGATCGGCACCGACGCGGTCAGCACCGAGTCAAACGACCCGGTGAAGGAGACGATCACCCTGGTAATCGAGCGTCTCGAGCGTATTAAGTGA
- a CDS encoding DUF6760 family protein, whose protein sequence is MMRYPSDALWQEIAYLAYHLHWSLDDLLDLEHLDRVRMVRAVASFNDRAWQAVREYA, encoded by the coding sequence ATGATGCGGTACCCGTCCGACGCGCTCTGGCAAGAGATCGCGTACCTGGCCTATCACCTGCACTGGTCACTGGACGACCTGCTGGATCTGGAACATCTCGACCGGGTGCGGATGGTGCGCGCGGTGGCCTCTTTCAACGACCGGGCATGGCAGGCGGTGCGCGAATATGCCTAA
- a CDS encoding class I SAM-dependent methyltransferase, protein MSFEVDAAAYGEFMGRYSEQLAAEFAAYVGANSGQRALDVGSGPGALTAVLVERLGAQAVTAVDPSASFVSAIRHRLPDVDVRQAGVERLPFPDKSFDLVLAQLVVHFLEDPSAGIAEMARVTRPGGVVAACVWDHAGSLGPLGTFWRAARELDPNARDESAMPGTREGHLVELFQSAGLHPVEQTALTVSASFAGADAWWRPFTLGVGPVGTYVASLAPEHRERLRARCAELLPPGPFTVEATAWTAKARV, encoded by the coding sequence ATGAGTTTCGAGGTCGACGCGGCGGCCTATGGCGAATTCATGGGGCGCTACTCCGAACAGCTGGCCGCCGAGTTCGCCGCTTACGTCGGCGCCAACTCCGGTCAGCGAGCCCTGGATGTCGGATCCGGTCCCGGAGCCCTGACCGCGGTGCTGGTGGAACGACTCGGCGCGCAGGCAGTCACGGCGGTCGATCCTTCCGCTTCCTTCGTGTCGGCGATCCGCCACCGCCTGCCCGACGTCGACGTCCGGCAGGCCGGGGTCGAACGGTTACCGTTCCCGGACAAGTCGTTCGATCTGGTGCTCGCTCAGCTCGTCGTGCACTTTTTGGAGGACCCCTCAGCCGGAATCGCCGAGATGGCCCGAGTCACCCGGCCGGGCGGCGTGGTGGCCGCCTGCGTCTGGGACCACGCCGGCAGCCTGGGGCCGCTGGGCACCTTCTGGCGCGCCGCGCGCGAACTCGATCCGAACGCCCGCGACGAGTCAGCCATGCCGGGCACCCGCGAGGGCCACCTCGTCGAGCTGTTCCAGAGCGCCGGCCTGCATCCGGTCGAGCAGACCGCGCTCACCGTGAGCGCCTCGTTCGCCGGCGCGGACGCATGGTGGCGACCGTTCACCCTCGGCGTCGGACCGGTCGGAACCTACGTCGCGAGCCTGGCCCCTGAGCATCGCGAGAGGCTGCGAGCCCGGTGCGCGGAACTCCTCCCGCCGGGCCCCTTCACCGTCGAGGCGACGGCCTGGACGGCGAAGGCGCGCGTCTAG
- a CDS encoding phage tail sheath C-terminal domain-containing protein — MPTYTAPGVYVEEVPSSQKVLSAAPTAIAAFVGFTQRAPDDDPVNDPAGVAPRLVTSWSQFEKLYGGFSQGCMLPLSVYGYFANGGSIAYICRIPNAEPAGEPARAELVAADRSLGKPLSIESVIPDALLSVQIDSEEPPKGAPDSDPSPFTLSVIEGGKVVESFPHLTFGSGDANVATVVNKTSTKIKVTVALDAKADLSGQLDILKPGHYPLKTAAPKPVPVSGRQFAGSESARNGINGLAVADDVTMVVVPDLITAATGVDGKLDLNLWRSVQTALISHCEQNGNRMAILDAPPGFNPQEIKDWRSEVAMYDSAYAALYYPWIKVDNPTGSNGNTEIFMPPSGHIAGVWARTDDTRGVWKAPANDTIRGVLDLERTVTQNEQSLLNPIGINCIRPFGTRGIRIWGARTLASDSDWRYINVRRLFNMVESTILEGTQWAVFEPNDMTLWEGVKRTLNGFLRGLWSAGALFGATADQAFYVKCDAETNPPESIDEGKLVVEVGIAPVKPAEFVVFRISQQKQGAS, encoded by the coding sequence GTGCCTACGTACACCGCGCCCGGCGTCTATGTCGAAGAGGTCCCCTCTTCGCAGAAGGTCCTTTCCGCCGCGCCGACCGCCATCGCCGCCTTCGTGGGATTCACCCAACGGGCCCCCGATGACGACCCCGTCAACGACCCGGCCGGCGTCGCGCCGCGCCTGGTCACCAGCTGGTCCCAGTTCGAGAAGCTCTATGGCGGTTTCAGCCAGGGCTGCATGTTGCCGCTGTCGGTCTACGGCTACTTCGCCAACGGCGGAAGCATCGCCTACATCTGCCGGATCCCGAACGCCGAGCCCGCCGGTGAGCCGGCCCGAGCCGAGCTGGTCGCGGCCGACCGCTCACTGGGCAAGCCGCTGTCGATCGAGAGCGTCATCCCGGACGCGCTGCTGAGCGTCCAGATCGACAGCGAGGAGCCGCCGAAGGGCGCGCCCGACTCGGACCCGTCGCCGTTCACGCTGTCGGTGATCGAGGGCGGCAAGGTGGTCGAGAGCTTCCCGCACCTCACCTTCGGCTCCGGCGACGCCAACGTCGCCACCGTGGTCAACAAGACCTCCACCAAGATCAAGGTCACCGTTGCCCTGGACGCCAAAGCCGATCTGAGCGGGCAGCTCGACATTCTCAAGCCGGGCCACTACCCGCTCAAGACCGCGGCGCCCAAGCCGGTTCCGGTCAGCGGCCGCCAGTTCGCCGGCTCCGAGTCGGCCCGCAACGGCATCAACGGCCTGGCCGTCGCCGACGACGTCACCATGGTGGTGGTGCCCGACCTGATCACCGCGGCCACCGGCGTCGACGGCAAGCTGGACCTGAACCTCTGGCGCTCGGTGCAGACCGCGCTGATCTCGCACTGCGAGCAGAACGGCAACCGGATGGCGATCCTGGACGCGCCGCCCGGGTTCAACCCGCAGGAGATCAAGGACTGGCGCTCGGAGGTGGCGATGTATGACTCCGCCTACGCCGCGCTGTACTACCCCTGGATCAAGGTCGACAACCCGACCGGCTCCAACGGCAACACCGAGATCTTCATGCCGCCCTCGGGTCACATCGCCGGCGTCTGGGCTCGCACCGATGACACCCGCGGTGTCTGGAAGGCCCCGGCCAACGACACCATCCGTGGCGTGCTGGACCTCGAGCGCACCGTCACCCAGAACGAGCAGTCACTGCTCAACCCGATCGGCATCAACTGCATCAGGCCTTTCGGAACAAGGGGAATCCGGATCTGGGGCGCTCGCACGCTGGCCTCGGACAGTGACTGGCGCTACATCAACGTCCGGCGGCTGTTCAACATGGTCGAGTCGACGATCCTCGAAGGCACCCAGTGGGCGGTGTTCGAGCCCAACGACATGACCCTGTGGGAGGGCGTCAAGCGGACCCTCAACGGCTTCCTGCGTGGCCTGTGGTCAGCCGGCGCGCTGTTCGGCGCGACCGCCGACCAGGCGTTCTACGTCAAGTGCGACGCCGAGACCAACCCGCCGGAGTCGATCGACGAGGGCAAGCTCGTGGTCGAGGTGGGTATCGCTCCGGTCAAGCCGGCCGAGTTCGTGGTCTTCCGGATCAGCCAGCAGAAGCAAGGCGCCAGCTGA
- a CDS encoding phage tail protein, producing MPNGFSEPAINSYFVFEVDGVEIGYFTEVSGLSVNMTIEEIHEGGQNGYVHQMPGRMTWPHLIFKRGITQSDALFNWMSKSSGEGFAGNGNKLTRCTGAVTVLDAEGTRLRAWEFDGVYPVRWSGPEFSSGSNEALQEQLEVVHHGFRSKNL from the coding sequence ATGCCTAACGGCTTCTCCGAACCTGCCATCAACTCCTACTTCGTCTTCGAGGTGGACGGCGTCGAGATCGGGTACTTCACCGAGGTCAGCGGCCTGTCGGTGAACATGACGATCGAAGAGATCCATGAAGGCGGCCAGAACGGCTACGTGCACCAGATGCCGGGCCGGATGACCTGGCCGCACCTGATCTTCAAGCGCGGCATCACGCAGAGCGATGCCTTGTTCAACTGGATGAGCAAGTCCAGCGGCGAGGGCTTCGCCGGAAACGGGAACAAGCTCACCCGGTGCACCGGCGCGGTCACCGTGCTCGATGCCGAGGGCACCCGGCTGCGGGCCTGGGAGTTCGACGGGGTCTACCCGGTGCGCTGGAGCGGGCCGGAATTCAGCTCGGGTAGCAACGAGGCGCTGCAGGAACAACTCGAGGTCGTCCATCACGGCTTCCGATCGAAGAACCTATGA
- a CDS encoding septum formation family protein, whose amino-acid sequence MPKSAPAAARRARPSAALIAATVAVLVSGCGLFGDSKSEKAAVSVFDIKPGQCFNPPSTVKSELSRLHAVPCDQPHTQESYASVPFASKDGSEVSAYPGDAALKSFADGACAQEYSGYVGKDYLDSSYFFTYLLPSARGWEQQKDRNVLCFVTTTGQQLTASVKNSKR is encoded by the coding sequence GTGCCCAAGTCAGCTCCGGCCGCCGCTCGCCGTGCCCGCCCGAGCGCAGCTCTGATCGCGGCGACGGTTGCGGTGCTGGTCAGCGGATGTGGTTTGTTCGGCGACTCGAAGTCGGAGAAGGCCGCGGTGTCGGTCTTCGACATAAAGCCGGGCCAGTGCTTCAACCCGCCGAGCACGGTGAAATCCGAACTGAGCAGGCTCCACGCGGTGCCCTGCGACCAGCCGCACACCCAGGAGTCCTACGCCAGCGTGCCGTTCGCGAGCAAGGACGGCAGCGAGGTCTCGGCCTATCCGGGTGACGCCGCCCTGAAGTCGTTCGCCGACGGCGCCTGCGCGCAGGAGTACAGCGGCTATGTCGGCAAGGACTACCTCGACTCCTCCTACTTCTTCACCTACCTGCTGCCCTCGGCGCGTGGCTGGGAGCAGCAGAAGGACCGCAACGTGCTGTGTTTCGTCACCACCACCGGTCAGCAGCTCACCGCCTCGGTGAAGAACTCCAAGCGCTAG
- a CDS encoding DNA topoisomerase IB: MPASPATAADPKAKPAGPGGGKKRAAKPADAAAAKPMSVAEVDELHADAQKCAEVAGLIYVAGEEPGMRRIRRGKGFSYLDHLQQPLTDAEVKARITQLAIPPAWQKVWICPNADGHILATGQDDKGRKQYIYHPKWRAIRDMLNFYRLILFANHLAEIREHTARQLRRRTFDRDRMLAAMIRVIDLTNIRIGNEVYAEENDSYGLTTLTRKHVRVSGDQVSFTFPAKSGKPWDDTINDPGVARVVQQLLTQRGRRLFSLDGKPVSSDELNQLLFSLTGEHITAKNFRTWGGTLAAFTYLKNRLDSERSAEKVVIEAIDEAAEALGNTRTVARAHYVHPHVLETYTEHTFGDYLAQAKPRPISGLHPDEQQLAAFLLELFEAEFSLLSTRS, translated from the coding sequence ATGCCCGCCAGCCCCGCCACGGCTGCTGACCCCAAGGCCAAGCCAGCCGGGCCTGGCGGTGGGAAGAAGCGGGCCGCCAAACCCGCCGACGCCGCCGCGGCCAAGCCGATGTCCGTCGCCGAGGTCGACGAGTTGCACGCCGACGCGCAGAAGTGCGCCGAGGTGGCCGGCCTGATCTACGTGGCCGGCGAGGAGCCGGGCATGCGCAGGATCCGGCGCGGAAAGGGCTTCAGCTACCTCGACCACCTTCAGCAACCGCTGACCGACGCCGAGGTCAAAGCCCGGATCACCCAGCTGGCGATCCCGCCGGCCTGGCAGAAGGTGTGGATCTGCCCCAACGCCGACGGCCACATCCTGGCCACCGGCCAGGACGACAAGGGCCGCAAGCAGTACATCTACCACCCGAAGTGGCGCGCGATCCGCGACATGTTGAACTTCTACCGGCTGATCCTGTTCGCCAACCACCTGGCCGAGATCCGCGAGCACACCGCCCGCCAGCTGCGCCGGCGCACCTTCGACCGGGATCGGATGCTGGCCGCGATGATCCGCGTCATCGACCTGACCAACATCCGGATCGGCAACGAGGTCTACGCCGAGGAGAACGACAGCTACGGGCTCACCACGCTCACCCGCAAGCACGTCCGGGTGTCCGGTGACCAGGTGAGCTTCACCTTCCCCGCCAAGTCGGGCAAGCCCTGGGACGACACGATCAACGACCCGGGAGTGGCCCGGGTGGTGCAGCAGCTGCTCACCCAGCGCGGGCGGCGGCTGTTCAGCCTGGACGGCAAGCCGGTGAGCTCCGACGAGCTCAACCAGTTGCTGTTCAGCCTGACCGGCGAGCACATCACCGCCAAGAACTTTCGCACCTGGGGCGGCACCCTGGCCGCCTTCACCTACCTGAAGAACCGGCTGGACAGCGAGCGCTCGGCAGAGAAGGTGGTGATCGAGGCCATCGACGAGGCCGCCGAGGCGCTGGGGAACACCCGCACCGTGGCCCGGGCGCACTACGTGCACCCCCACGTCCTGGAGACCTATACCGAGCACACCTTCGGCGACTACCTGGCCCAGGCCAAGCCCCGGCCGATCTCGGGCCTGCACCCGGACGAGCAGCAGCTGGCCGCGTTCCTCCTCGAGCTGTTCGAGGCGGAGTTCTCGCTGCTGTCGACCCGAAGCTGA
- a CDS encoding aldo/keto reductase, protein MQYRLLGRSGTAVSNLALGTMTFGTETDPDGAHAQLGRFLDAGGNLVDTADVYSGGASEEIIGRWLAANPGHRGRIVLATKGRFPMADGVNDHGLSRQHLRLALEASLRRLQTDWIDLYQVHSHDPLTPIEETLRFLDDAVRAGKINYLGLSNFTGWQLQRAVGAAERLGLSVPVTLQPQYNLLAREIEWEIVPACQANGLGLLPWSPLGGGWLTGKYSKQERPSGSTRLGENPDRGVEAYDRRSGRQRTWDVVDAVRAVADELGASMAQVALAWLSDRPAVTSVILGARTTAQLEDNLQAADLRLSAEQTERLDAASDPEPADYPYGEPGVQQRDRRIAGGR, encoded by the coding sequence ATGCAGTACCGGTTGCTCGGGCGCAGCGGAACGGCGGTGTCGAACCTGGCCCTGGGCACCATGACCTTCGGCACCGAGACAGACCCTGACGGCGCGCACGCCCAGCTGGGCCGCTTTCTGGACGCCGGCGGCAACCTGGTCGACACCGCCGATGTCTACAGCGGCGGGGCGAGCGAGGAGATCATCGGCCGGTGGCTGGCGGCCAACCCCGGTCATCGCGGCCGGATCGTGCTGGCGACGAAGGGCCGGTTTCCGATGGCCGACGGCGTCAACGACCACGGCCTGTCCCGACAGCACCTGCGGTTGGCGCTGGAGGCGTCGCTGCGGCGGCTGCAGACCGACTGGATCGATCTGTACCAGGTGCACTCCCACGACCCGTTGACCCCGATCGAGGAGACCCTGCGCTTCCTCGACGACGCGGTCCGGGCCGGCAAGATCAATTACCTGGGGCTGTCGAACTTCACCGGCTGGCAGCTGCAGCGGGCAGTCGGCGCCGCCGAGCGCCTAGGACTGAGCGTGCCGGTGACCCTGCAGCCGCAGTACAACCTGCTGGCGCGCGAGATCGAGTGGGAGATCGTGCCGGCCTGCCAGGCCAACGGCCTGGGGCTGCTGCCCTGGTCACCGCTGGGCGGGGGATGGCTGACCGGCAAGTACAGCAAGCAGGAGCGGCCCTCGGGCTCGACCCGGCTGGGCGAGAATCCGGACCGGGGCGTGGAGGCCTATGACCGCCGCTCGGGCCGGCAGCGCACCTGGGACGTCGTCGACGCGGTGCGCGCGGTCGCCGACGAGCTGGGGGCGTCCATGGCCCAGGTCGCGCTGGCCTGGCTGTCGGACCGTCCCGCTGTGACCTCGGTGATCCTGGGCGCCCGGACGACCGCCCAGCTCGAGGACAACCTGCAGGCAGCGGACCTGCGCCTGAGCGCCGAGCAGACCGAGCGGCTGGACGCGGCCAGCGATCCGGAGCCCGCCGACTACCCGTACGGGGAGCCCGGCGTCCAGCAGCGCGACCGCAGGATCGCCGGCGGCCGCTGA
- a CDS encoding isoamylase early set domain-containing protein produces MAISIITDPKTRQPKLRLVLPDDIHDGPVSVVGSFNDWTPGRHRLVRRANGTRSVTVPVTAGQQLRFRYLGSGGRWFDDPDAHQIEVDGATVGVVEV; encoded by the coding sequence GTGGCAATCAGCATCATCACCGACCCCAAGACCCGCCAGCCCAAGCTTCGCCTGGTGCTGCCGGACGACATTCACGACGGGCCGGTCTCGGTCGTCGGCAGCTTCAACGACTGGACTCCCGGCCGGCATCGGCTGGTACGCCGAGCCAACGGCACCCGCAGCGTCACGGTGCCGGTGACGGCCGGCCAGCAACTGCGGTTCCGCTACCTCGGCTCCGGTGGCAGGTGGTTCGATGACCCGGACGCCCACCAGATCGAGGTGGACGGCGCGACGGTCGGCGTGGTCGAGGTCTGA
- a CDS encoding LysM peptidoglycan-binding domain-containing protein yields the protein MAELEKAFLEIEGGQRIPCLFNPSQISVGRRNNWASEPMPGKGVSRLRYAGAQSGWMQVELVFDTTADGTAVTKHTGAILKLMDVDTSLPGSDETTHNARPPFVIFHWGDLHSFKAVVTDLQLVFTYFSASGVPLRARMGLTMQQYEESQAFGPQNPTSGTPRPHRVHRVQPGETLDRIAARYYGDSTRWRSLASANNIEDPLAMRPGALLSVPRIEHG from the coding sequence ATGGCCGAGTTGGAAAAGGCATTCCTGGAGATCGAGGGCGGTCAGCGGATTCCCTGCCTGTTCAACCCGAGCCAGATCTCGGTGGGCCGCCGCAACAACTGGGCCTCAGAACCGATGCCCGGCAAGGGCGTCTCACGGTTGCGCTATGCCGGCGCGCAGTCGGGCTGGATGCAGGTCGAACTCGTCTTCGACACCACGGCCGACGGGACGGCGGTCACCAAGCACACCGGCGCCATCCTCAAGCTGATGGACGTCGACACCTCGCTGCCCGGCTCGGACGAGACCACCCACAACGCCCGGCCGCCGTTCGTCATCTTCCACTGGGGTGATCTGCACTCGTTCAAGGCGGTGGTCACCGACCTGCAGCTGGTCTTCACCTACTTCTCCGCGTCCGGCGTCCCGTTGCGGGCCCGGATGGGCCTGACCATGCAGCAGTACGAGGAGTCCCAGGCCTTCGGACCGCAGAACCCGACGTCGGGTACGCCGCGACCGCACCGGGTGCACCGGGTGCAGCCGGGTGAGACGCTGGACCGGATCGCCGCTCGCTACTACGGGGACTCGACCCGCTGGCGATCACTGGCCTCGGCCAACAACATCGAGGACCCGCTGGCGATGCGTCCCGGCGCGTTGCTGTCGGTGCCCCGGATCGAGCACGGATGA
- a CDS encoding DUF4280 domain-containing protein has translation MGSQSVTTGALLQCSFGLAPTTLNVLPMSRVTIEGRPAAAIADMIPMVNIAPFGMCSSIANPTVAAATAAALGVLTPMPCVPAIAGTWIPTAPRTTIGGKPALVAGSTCVCSFGGVITITMPGALRTTAG, from the coding sequence ATGGGCAGTCAATCGGTGACCACGGGCGCGTTGTTGCAGTGCTCCTTCGGCCTGGCGCCGACCACCCTCAACGTCCTGCCGATGAGCAGGGTGACCATCGAGGGGCGGCCGGCCGCGGCGATCGCCGACATGATTCCGATGGTCAACATCGCGCCGTTCGGGATGTGCTCCAGCATCGCCAACCCGACCGTCGCGGCGGCGACCGCCGCCGCGCTGGGGGTGCTGACCCCGATGCCGTGCGTGCCCGCGATCGCCGGCACCTGGATCCCTACCGCGCCCCGCACCACCATCGGCGGTAAGCCCGCGCTGGTCGCCGGCTCCACCTGCGTGTGCTCCTTCGGTGGCGTAATCACCATCACCATGCCGGGAGCGCTCCGCACTACCGCTGGATGA